ATAGTACTCTTGTGCAATTACAGCAACTTCAATTATTCTTTTATCATTGCTTTCACTTATATGCACTTGTTCTATTTTAGCTTCATAAATATCTTTTGAAATGATATTTAAATTTAGTGAGTCATTAAAAAGTTTTACTACTTTATATCCTGGTTTATAGTCAACTTCTTTAATTTTCATATTAGCTAGTAATCTAGCAAACTCTCTTGCATAAAACCCTAGTTCATTTGTCAATTTCTTCTTATCTTCAAGTTCTAATAGAACAGTCTCAGGAATTACAATTTTGTTAGTTTTATTGTCTGATATTCTATTTAGATTCTGAATATTTTGTAAGATGATATTGGTATCTAGTACATATATTTTTTCTTTCATAAGAAAATTATATCCCTAGAACGATTACATTTTAATGACAAATTGTATATTTGTTACACAAGTTGTGTAACAAAAACTCTTTTATTGTCTACTTTTTTAATTTGAGAAAAATTATCTAAATAATCAAGATAAGCAATGATATATTTTCTACTTAGAGGATATCTCTCTTTGAAGTTTTGAATATCAATATATCCTTCATCAGTTATTATTTTTTTCATCTCTTTTACTATGTGTGTTAAATTATCTGCATGAATAAAAAGATTGTGTTGTAATCTAAATACTTGTTTTTTAGAGCATAATGCTTTTAAAATATTATCTCCAAGTTTTCTATCTATATCCAAATCATCATAGATATTATAAGGTGCAGTTGGACTAAATTTCTCTTCTTCTAATCTTTTTGCAATTAGTGTTTCAAGTGATTGTGTAAAATCTTCTTTTATATTTGCATTTTTATATAAGTTCTTTTCTCTTTTTAGAAAATTACTTTGCGTTAATTCATCTAAAACTAACTGAATAAAAGAAGTACTTGCCCATTTTATTCTAAGTTTAATAGCTGCATTTGAAAGTAGGGCAAATTTATTCTTTTTATAAATATCTTCGATTTTTTCTTTGATATAATCTTTTGTTTCAATTGGATAGATTATTAACTCTTCTTTATCACAAAATACATTAGATAAGTTCTCTCCAAATTCAACTGCTTCTTGATGACTTAGTGCAAATCTTTGAGCAGAAGAGATTAAACCCAAACCTTTTTTATGTGCTTGCAATAATATTTTATATGCTTTATCAAAATTTGATTGGTAAAGTGAATCTAAAAGTTCTTTTTTTTGTGTTTTTTTCATTGGGTCATTTACACAATTTAAAACAGTTCCTCCAGCAATAGTATCGTTTGATTGTCTTAAAATAACTTTCTCTTTATAAATAGAGAAAAACTCTTCTTTTGCTTTTACTGTTGCAAAACCCTCTTCTAAACTAGAAGTTGAATCAAATAATAAAACTTTAACTTCCACTTTTTTAGAACCAATAAATAAAGAGTATGTTCTATTGTGATATAGCTTTTTACCTTTTAAGCATTTAAAACTAATATCTAAAGTATTAAAACCTCTTAAGTATCCTTTTTTAGATATTATGTCACCTCTTTTTAAATCTGCTGTTTTTATATTTTGTAGATTTAAAGCAGCTCTATTTGAGATATTTGCTTCAAGTGCATTCTTATTATGAACTTGAATATTTTTTATTTTGGCTTCTTTATTTAATCTTGGAATAAATACTTTTTCATCAATCTCACATTTATTTCCTAAAACTGTACCTGTTACAACAGTACCAATTCCTTTTACTGAAAATACTCTATCTATATAATATCTAAAGAAATTTTCTTGTTCTTTATTTGTACTTTTTATAGTAAATAGTTTCTCTTTTAAATTCTCAATTGAAGCTTTATCATTTGTAGATACACTACATATAAATTTAATATCAAAATTAAAATCTTTTAAAAAGCTCTGTATTTGTGATGTTACTTCTTTTAGTTTATCTTCATCTACTAAATCTTTTTTTGTAATAACAACAACTAACTCTTTAATATTAAGTAAATCAATAATCTCAATATGTTCTACTGTTTGAGGCATAATTCCTTCATTTGCTGCAACTACTAACATTACGCAGTCAAATGAAAAAGCTCCCGCAATCATATTTTTTACAAGTTTTTCATGCCCTGGAACATCAATAAAAGCTATATTTTGTTGACCTCTTCTTAAGTTTGAAAAAGATAAATCAATAGTAATACCTCTTTGTTTTTCCTCTTTTGTTTCATCACCTTCAAAACCATTTAATGCTTTGATTAGTGATGTTTTACCATGGTCAATATGCCCAGCAGTACCTATAATAATATTGCTCATTTAAATACCTTTTTTATAATTGTTACTATTTCATCAAGTTCAGCTTCTTGTATACTTCTAAAATCTAATAATACTTTTTCATTTTCAATTCGTGTTATTAGATTATTTTTTCTTAAAAGTTCTTCTATTTTATTTGGTTTGAAATCTTTATATTCAATACTCAAAGCAATTGTAGGAATTTTCCTATTTGGTGTTGTTCCTCCTCCAATAAGAGATGAGGTTTCTATTATCTCACAATTGCAAATGTTTTGTAAATTCTCTTTTATATATTGTGCTCTTTTATTTAGTGTTTGTGTTGAAGTATATAGCATTTTTAAAGTTGGAATATCTTCAAGTTCATCTTTTAAGTATGAATTTAAATGAACTTCCAATAAGCTAAGTGTTATTTTATCAACCCTTAACATTCTTAATAGTTGATTCTTTTTTATTTGCTTAATTAACTCTTTTTTACCAAGAATTATTCCTGCTTGTACACTTCCTAATAATTTATCCCCAGAAAAACTTATTAATGAAGGATTATGTTGCATTATTTTTAATATTGATGGTTCATTTTTATCTAAATTATAAGGCAAGTCAATCATATGACCACTTCCCATATCATAATAATCAATTACTTTATTTTTATTAGCTATATCAATTATATCTTCAAGTGCAACTTCACTTGTAAAGCCTTCAATAGAGTAGTTTGATTTGTGTACTTTCATTAAGATTGAAGTATTACTATTTATTGCTTCTTCATAATCTTTTTTATGAGTTTTATTTGTTGTTCCTATCTCTTTTAAAATAGCTCCACTTTGTGACATTACTTCAGGAACTCTAAAACTTCCTCCAATCTCTACTAATTCACCTCTACTTACAACAGCTTCTTTATTTTTTGCAAAAGTATTTAGTATTAAAAATACAGCACTTGCATTATTATTTACTACTAGTGCATCTTCACAACCTGTTAGGTTTTGTAGAGTTTTTACTATATGAGAGTATCTTTCACCTCTTTTACCTTTTTTTAAATCATATTCAAGGTTATTATATGAACTTACTAAACTTTTAACTTTATCAAAACTTTTTTGTGTAATTAGACTTCTTCCAAGATTTGTATGAACTATTATTCCAGTGGCATTAATTACCTTTTCTAAAGAAGGTTTTGTGATATATTCATATTCTGATATAACATCATCAATTAATCTTTGCTCATCGATATTATCAACATTATTAGATAAAATATCTTCTCTTAATTTGTTTATTTTATCTTTTGCAATTTTTGTAATTAATTTAGAAGAGTAGTTTTCAAAGATTTTATTTTTGATAAATTTATCAACTTTTGGAATCTGTTTTAGTAAAGTCATTTTTACCCTTTTATATTATTTTAAATTTATATGTAGTAAAATTACATACTTATTGGGAGGTATGCGATCCTGGTGGACGCCACGGGCTTCAACCCCGATGTCTGGCTTTGTGTAAAGTTGGAGGTAGGTTCGATTCCTACACCTTCTCGCCAAACTCCCATCTTATTAAACTACATTATATCAAAATCAATACTTTTATTATTATTAAAGTCTTTAAGTTTAAATTTTTTTGAAATTATATCTTAAGGGTGTTACTAAAAAGCTTAATTTAGGTAAATTTTTTTTTACTAATTTTTTTGAGAAATAAAAAAACCCCTCAAATAAATTCAAGGGGTTTGGAAAATTGCCACAGAACAGTATTATAACAATTAAATGGTATCTAAAAGTTACTTTTTTAGTGAATAATTATATCTTTTGCACCTTTTGGTATAACATCACCAATAATTGCAGCATAACCAAAAGATAAATCTTCTATCTCTTTAATGTACTCTTTTGCATCCTCTTTACTCATAGATATTAGTAATCCACCAGAAGTTTGTGCATCACTAAGTATAAGTTTAAAAGATTCATCTACATTATTCATAAATAGAACTTTATCTTCTATATATTTTAAATTTCTTTTTGAACCACCAGGAACTACGCCTTGTTCACATAAAGAAATAGCCTCTTGTACCAATGGAACACTACTTGAGTTTATACTAAAAGTAATCAATTCGTTTATACATTCTAAAGAGTGACCTAAAAGTCCAAAACCTGTAATATCTGTACACGAGTGAACTTTATATTTTTTCATTATTTTTGATGGTAGATAATTTAATGCAGACATAATATCACTACATTTTTTTATCATACTATCAGTTAATAAATCTCTTTTAATAGCTGTTGTTAAAATACCCATACCAATTGGTTTTGTTAAAACAAGTACATCCCCAATTTGTGCAGTATTATTTCTAACTATTTCATCAGGATGAATCATCCCTGTAACACTTAGTCCGTAATACATCTCAGGTGATTCAATAGTATGTCCACCTAAAAGTACTCCGCCGCACTCTTTAATCTTTTCATTACCTCCATTTAGAATCTCTCCTAAAGCCTCTGAAGATAAATTTTTTCTATCAAAACCTACTATATTTAACGCAGTTTTTACTTCCGCACCCATAGCAAAAACGTCACTAAGTGAATTTGCAGCAGCTATTCTCCCATATAAGTATGGGTCATCAATAACCGGCGTGATAAAATCAAGTGTTTGAACCATTGCTTGTGTATCATTTATTTGATATACACTTGCATCTTCACTTGTATCAAATCCTACTAAGACTCTGCTATCGTTTGGTTTTAAACTACATATAGTTTGTTTAAGGTCACCCGGACCCATCTTTGCAGCTCAACCAGCAGCGTTTACAAATTTTGTAAGTTGATATTCGTTATTCATTTTTTACTCTTATTTATTTTTTTTCATTTTACTTTTAATTAAGTTAAAGTTAAATTAATAAAATAATATTGGTAAAAAATTTTTTACTTTTATTAAGTTTACTTTTATTTACACTATAATATTATTTCAATAACAATACGTTCAATTACCATAGGTTATGGTTGACTTAAAGTATTTATTGCTTTATATCTTTATCGCTGAACAAATAACAGTAGAGGCACAAAGAATGCAAAGAAGATCTTTTTTAAAAACAGCAGCAGTTGTAGGTACAACAATGGCTATTACTCCTTCAATAGTATTATCAGATACTAAAACAAACGCTTTTGGAATAACTAAAAAACCAAGAAAGTTTTCAGTTACAAATACATTTGATTTAGAAACAAATGACCAAGTTGCAAAACTTTGGGTTCCACTTCCTTTAGATTCTAGTTATCAAAAAGTATTAAAAGTTTCATATGATGGTGATTTTGATGAGGCATTTATCTCAAATAATAACGCATATGATACAAAACTTTTATTTGCTAAATGGAATAAAAATTCAAAATCAAGAAAATTAGTTGTTAAATTTGACATAATTATGCAAGAAAGAAGTGTTAACTTCCCAAAAGCAAAAAATAGTACTATTTACCCAGAAGATGTAAAAGAGTTCTTAAAAGGAACAAAACATACACCAATCACAAAAAAACTTACATCTTTCGCAAATGAAATAACTAAAGATGCAAGAACTCCATTAGAAAAAGCACAAGCAATTTTTGATTGGACAGTAGATAACATGTACAGAGATGAAAGTGTTATTGGTTGTGGAGTAGGTGATGCTTCTAGAATCATTGAAAAGAAACTATTTGGTGGAAAATGTACAGATGTAAGTTCTGTATTTGTTGCATTATTAAGAAATGCAGGAATTCCTGCAAGAGAAGTGTTTGGTATCAGATTAGGTAAATCAATGATTTCTAAATCTTGTGGTAAAGCTGATGAAAATGGTTTTGCTAAAATAACTGGTGGTCAACATTGTAGAGCAGAGTTCTATTTAGTTGGATTAGGTTGGGTTCCAGCAGATCCAGCAGACGTGACTAAAGTAAGAACACAAGAAAAACTTACAAATGATGATAAAAAAATCAAAGATTTAAGAAAATATTTCTTCGGAAATTGGGAAATGAACTGGGCAGCATTTAACTATGCTAGAGATTTTGTATTAAATCCAAAACCAGCACAATATCCATTAAATATGTTAGGTTATCCATATGGTGAAATGGATGATGATGTATTAAATTACTATGCACCTAAAGAGTTTAAGTATTCATATACTTCACAAGAAGTAAAATAGTTAAAATGAAAAAAATAGCATTAATAGTATCAGCAGTTTTTACTGCTGTACTATCTACATTGTGCTGTATTCCTGCATTTTTATTCATCTTTTTTGGTGTTAGTGTAGGAGGATTGACATTTTTAAGTGATTTAGGATATTTACGTATTCCTTTTTTTATAATCACAATGATTTTGTTATTTTTTGCTTTTAAAAAGAGTAATTCAAAAGATATAAAATGTGCATGTTCTAAAAAAGAGATATTAAAAAAGAGTCTTGTTTTTAGTTCTATATTTTTGCTATTTTTTGTATTGCTTTTTTATCCAGAATTTTCTGTTTATTTTATTGATTAGGAAATCTTATGAAGAAATTATTTTTACTATTTTTTATAACTGTTTCTCTTTTTTCAAAAGAAGTAGCAATAAAAGTAGAACAAATGCATTGTCCTTTGTGTACAACGATGATAAAACAAGCCATTAAAAAAGTAGATGGAGTTACAAAAGTTAAAGTAAAGCTACCTACAAAAACTGCAACTGTTAACTATGATGAGAGTAAAGTAAATATTGCTGATATTTTAAAAGCAATAAAATCAACTTCATATGAAGGTGAAGTTATCAAATAGCCTTAGATATTATCTAAGGCATTCTCATCAAATCTATATGTTTTGTGTTGAACTTTTATTAAAATATGTTTTTCTGCTAACTCTTTAAATAGTTTAATAAGTGTTGGTTTTGAAATATTAATTCTATCCATTATATCACTGTATGATGCCGAAAAAATATTGTTATTATCTAAATTATTTATAATATATTTTATAATATCTACTTGTTTACTATCTGTAATTGCTGATATTGTTTTGATTACATGATTATTTCTTCTTAACTCTTTTTCTTGAACTATTGGTAATAAAATATCATGTAAAGTTGTTAATAACTCTTTTATATTTATTGGTTTTACTATATAGTTTTCTACTTTTAATTTTATTGCATCTAGTAAATATTTTGTATCAGTATGAGCTGTTGTAAGAATAGTTGGAATATTTATATTTCTATCTTCTTTTAGATTTTTTAAAAAATCAATACCGTTTTCATTTTCAAGTAATATATCTGAAATAATAACATCAACTTTTTTATTTTTTAAAACTTCTAAAGCCTCTTTTGAAGTCTTTACAGCATAAATTTCATTTACAAAATCAATTAATACATCATGGGTATGTTTTAATAAATTTTCATCATCTTCCAGATATAAAATATTAAACTTATTTAATATGTTTAAATCCTTATTTTGCATTTTCTAACACCTCATTTAATATTGGAATTTTTATAATAAATAAACTACATGAGTAATTATCTATTTTATCAATCTTATGGATAATATTTTTTTGATAGATTGAACCATACATATGTTTTTCAACAATTTGTTTTGACATATAAAGTCCGATACCAGTACCAGCACTTTTATATTTAGTAGTATAATATGGCTCAAATATTTTGTGTGCTATCTCTTCTGGAACACCACCACCATTGTCAATAAAGTTGATAACCATATCGCTTTTGTATTGTTTTACAACTACTTTAATAATTCTATCATTTTTATTTACATTAGAACATAAAGCATCTTTTGAATTATTTATTAAATTTAAAAAAACATGAGATAGTTCATTATAATAACTATTTATGTTAATATCTTGTTTTATTATGAATATTACTTTTATTCCAGCTTTTTCAAGTGCATATTTTGATAACTCAAATGAGTGTTCTATACAATCTTTTATACTAAATATCTTTTTTGTTTTATCTGGTGAGAAGAAGTTTTTAAAATCATCTAAAGTATTAGACATATTTTCAGCCAAAAATAAAGCATCATTTACTTTTTCATCAATAAACTCATCAGTTAATTTTCCAAGTTGCATTTTTGTTTGAAAACTTTGAACAATCATAGTAATAGAACCAAGTGGTTGACGCCATTGATGGGCAATATTATTTAGCATCTCTCCTAAACTTGCAAGTCTTGCTTGTTGGAACATAATAATATCTTTTTTTCTGTTGTTTTTAACTTCTTGAATTACTCTTTTTTCCAGTGAATTATTCAATTCAACCAATTGCTTAGTCTTACTTTCAACTTTTGCTTCTAGTAGTTTATGCAGTCTTTTAAAGTGGTTGATTAAAAGTACCGAAAGAATAATAGAAAACAGAAATATTAACACAATAGATATCATAGATACTGCAATAATTACATCAAAACCTTTTTCTGTATCTCTTTTTTCATTTAAGGCAAGAGTTAAATCATAGTTAATTAAACTTGTAATATAAATATTTATAGCATTGATTTCTAAATGAAGTTTATTAAACTCCTCTTTTATATTATTTTCATTTTTATGAGATAACTCTAAGTTATGTAATCTTGCATTAATATTTATCATTTTTTTATCAATATTTTCAGAAATACTTTTATGCAAAATCTCATTTTTATAGTATTGTTGTTGTGTAGTTAGAAACTTTTTTATGATATTACCAATATAAATAGTAGGTGGAGTCATATCATTAGATTTTTTATACTCTTTCCAGTTTGTTTCTATTAATTGAAGTGCAAGATTTATTACATCATTTGCTTGTTTATAAGTTATACTTTTATCTTCAATATCATAAAGAGTATCTTGAATATTTACTTTGTATGTATCTTTTATATTTTCTAGTTTTATAAGAGGTTTTGTTCTTTGTTCATAAAGTTTATCAAAGTCATATTTAATAGAAAAAGTAGTCATAAGTGCTAGAATAACTATTCCTAACATACCACTTGAAATAATAAATATAAGAAAGTTTGTTTTTAATGCAAAATTGAAATTATCAAAGTATGAAAGTATTTTTTTTAACATTATTTTTTTATCTCTTTAAATTTATTATTTTTATATGTAAACAAATAGACTGTATTTAAATATTGATTATTTTTTAAATCAATAGGAATTCCATCTAAAGTATTATTTGGAATATGTTGCATTGTTTTTAAAAATCTTCTTCTTGTTAGTGAGCCATTTACATGTTGTAAACCAGTTACTATGATTTTTGCTGATAAATATGCTTCTAGTGATATAAATCCAGGTTTAAAATCTTTATAGTATTTGCTTACAATTTCATGATACTCTTTTACAACTGGAATTGAAGTATCATTATAATCTGGTACTACTTGAGAGAAAATCAGATTATTTGTATTATCTTTTAGTTCATCAATCATTGCATTTGCATCACCAAATGAAATATTACAAAATAGTGTATCTTTGAAATTTTCATTATTTTTTGCTTTTTTTATAAATAGAGTATTTGCTTTATTTGCTCCAATCATAATAATAGCTTGTGGAGAAGCATCTTTTATCTCATTAAAAGCATGACCTATTGATAAAGTATTTCTTTTATAACTTCCTTCAGCAATAAGTTTTAATTTTCTTTTTTTAAGAGATTTTATTACTGATACATAACCTTCTTCACCAAAATCATCATTTTGGTAAAAAACAGCAAATCTTGTGATTTTTTTAGTGTAATGTAGATATTTAATAATCGCTTCTATTTCTTGAGCATATG
This genomic window from Arcobacter sp. CECT 8986 contains:
- a CDS encoding ABC transporter substrate-binding protein; the encoded protein is MAKKLFILISILTILYLFFKDKEYRNPEIVLGSSIPKTGIVKEWGHSVIIGASSYFNYANDNNLIPNRTIKYITYDDKYEPKLTASNTTKLLYQDEAFALFGYVGTSTVKNILNLLLEDNIPFIAPFTGASFLRKSNEKNFINFRASYAQEIEAIIKYLHYTKKITRFAVFYQNDDFGEEGYVSVIKSLKKRKLKLIAEGSYKRNTLSIGHAFNEIKDASPQAIIMIGANKANTLFIKKAKNNENFKDTLFCNISFGDANAMIDELKDNTNNLIFSQVVPDYNDTSIPVVKEYHEIVSKYYKDFKPGFISLEAYLSAKIIVTGLQHVNGSLTRRRFLKTMQHIPNNTLDGIPIDLKNNQYLNTVYLFTYKNNKFKEIKK
- the selD gene encoding selenide, water dikinase SelD, with the protein product MNNEYQLTKFVNAAGUAAKMGPGDLKQTICSLKPNDSRVLVGFDTSEDASVYQINDTQAMVQTLDFITPVIDDPYLYGRIAAANSLSDVFAMGAEVKTALNIVGFDRKNLSSEALGEILNGGNEKIKECGGVLLGGHTIESPEMYYGLSVTGMIHPDEIVRNNTAQIGDVLVLTKPIGMGILTTAIKRDLLTDSMIKKCSDIMSALNYLPSKIMKKYKVHSCTDITGFGLLGHSLECINELITFSINSSSVPLVQEAISLCEQGVVPGGSKRNLKYIEDKVLFMNNVDESFKLILSDAQTSGGLLISMSKEDAKEYIKEIEDLSFGYAAIIGDVIPKGAKDIIIH
- a CDS encoding transglutaminase-like domain-containing protein → MQRRSFLKTAAVVGTTMAITPSIVLSDTKTNAFGITKKPRKFSVTNTFDLETNDQVAKLWVPLPLDSSYQKVLKVSYDGDFDEAFISNNNAYDTKLLFAKWNKNSKSRKLVVKFDIIMQERSVNFPKAKNSTIYPEDVKEFLKGTKHTPITKKLTSFANEITKDARTPLEKAQAIFDWTVDNMYRDESVIGCGVGDASRIIEKKLFGGKCTDVSSVFVALLRNAGIPAREVFGIRLGKSMISKSCGKADENGFAKITGGQHCRAEFYLVGLGWVPADPADVTKVRTQEKLTNDDKKIKDLRKYFFGNWEMNWAAFNYARDFVLNPKPAQYPLNMLGYPYGEMDDDVLNYYAPKEFKYSYTSQEVK
- a CDS encoding response regulator, with product MQNKDLNILNKFNILYLEDDENLLKHTHDVLIDFVNEIYAVKTSKEALEVLKNKKVDVIISDILLENENGIDFLKNLKEDRNINIPTILTTAHTDTKYLLDAIKLKVENYIVKPINIKELLTTLHDILLPIVQEKELRRNNHVIKTISAITDSKQVDIIKYIINNLDNNNIFSASYSDIMDRINISKPTLIKLFKELAEKHILIKVQHKTYRFDENALDNI
- the selB gene encoding selenocysteine-specific translation elongation factor; its protein translation is MSNIIIGTAGHIDHGKTSLIKALNGFEGDETKEEKQRGITIDLSFSNLRRGQQNIAFIDVPGHEKLVKNMIAGAFSFDCVMLVVAANEGIMPQTVEHIEIIDLLNIKELVVVITKKDLVDEDKLKEVTSQIQSFLKDFNFDIKFICSVSTNDKASIENLKEKLFTIKSTNKEQENFFRYYIDRVFSVKGIGTVVTGTVLGNKCEIDEKVFIPRLNKEAKIKNIQVHNKNALEANISNRAALNLQNIKTADLKRGDIISKKGYLRGFNTLDISFKCLKGKKLYHNRTYSLFIGSKKVEVKVLLFDSTSSLEEGFATVKAKEEFFSIYKEKVILRQSNDTIAGGTVLNCVNDPMKKTQKKELLDSLYQSNFDKAYKILLQAHKKGLGLISSAQRFALSHQEAVEFGENLSNVFCDKEELIIYPIETKDYIKEKIEDIYKKNKFALLSNAAIKLRIKWASTSFIQLVLDELTQSNFLKREKNLYKNANIKEDFTQSLETLIAKRLEEEKFSPTAPYNIYDDLDIDRKLGDNILKALCSKKQVFRLQHNLFIHADNLTHIVKEMKKIITDEGYIDIQNFKERYPLSRKYIIAYLDYLDNFSQIKKVDNKRVFVTQLV
- a CDS encoding transporter; this translates as MKKIALIVSAVFTAVLSTLCCIPAFLFIFFGVSVGGLTFLSDLGYLRIPFFIITMILLFFAFKKSNSKDIKCACSKKEILKKSLVFSSIFLLFFVLLFYPEFSVYFID
- the selA gene encoding L-seryl-tRNA(Sec) selenium transferase, whose amino-acid sequence is MTLLKQIPKVDKFIKNKIFENYSSKLITKIAKDKINKLREDILSNNVDNIDEQRLIDDVISEYEYITKPSLEKVINATGIIVHTNLGRSLITQKSFDKVKSLVSSYNNLEYDLKKGKRGERYSHIVKTLQNLTGCEDALVVNNNASAVFLILNTFAKNKEAVVSRGELVEIGGSFRVPEVMSQSGAILKEIGTTNKTHKKDYEEAINSNTSILMKVHKSNYSIEGFTSEVALEDIIDIANKNKVIDYYDMGSGHMIDLPYNLDKNEPSILKIMQHNPSLISFSGDKLLGSVQAGIILGKKELIKQIKKNQLLRMLRVDKITLSLLEVHLNSYLKDELEDIPTLKMLYTSTQTLNKRAQYIKENLQNICNCEIIETSSLIGGGTTPNRKIPTIALSIEYKDFKPNKIEELLRKNNLITRIENEKVLLDFRSIQEAELDEIVTIIKKVFK
- a CDS encoding sensor histidine kinase; translation: MLKKILSYFDNFNFALKTNFLIFIISSGMLGIVILALMTTFSIKYDFDKLYEQRTKPLIKLENIKDTYKVNIQDTLYDIEDKSITYKQANDVINLALQLIETNWKEYKKSNDMTPPTIYIGNIIKKFLTTQQQYYKNEILHKSISENIDKKMININARLHNLELSHKNENNIKEEFNKLHLEINAINIYITSLINYDLTLALNEKRDTEKGFDVIIAVSMISIVLIFLFSIILSVLLINHFKRLHKLLEAKVESKTKQLVELNNSLEKRVIQEVKNNRKKDIIMFQQARLASLGEMLNNIAHQWRQPLGSITMIVQSFQTKMQLGKLTDEFIDEKVNDALFLAENMSNTLDDFKNFFSPDKTKKIFSIKDCIEHSFELSKYALEKAGIKVIFIIKQDININSYYNELSHVFLNLINNSKDALCSNVNKNDRIIKVVVKQYKSDMVINFIDNGGGVPEEIAHKIFEPYYTTKYKSAGTGIGLYMSKQIVEKHMYGSIYQKNIIHKIDKIDNYSCSLFIIKIPILNEVLENAK
- a CDS encoding heavy-metal-associated domain-containing protein produces the protein MKKLFLLFFITVSLFSKEVAIKVEQMHCPLCTTMIKQAIKKVDGVTKVKVKLPTKTATVNYDESKVNIADILKAIKSTSYEGEVIK